DNA from Sorangium aterium:
GAGGGCTCGGGTGGCGGCGCGCAGGGCGGTGCGGGCGGTGGCGGAGACGGCGGCGGCGCTGGCACCGGGGGCAGCGGCGTTGGCGGCAGCGGCAGCGGCGCTGGAGGCAGTGGCGCCGGAGGCTCCGGGAGCCGCTGCGATCCGGAGGAGTCGCGCGCGAACAAGGCCCTTGTCGCGCAGGCCATCGACGCGCTGTTCGTCCAGAAGGACGTCTCGGCGATCGATCGCTATTGGGCCGATCCGTACCTCCAGCACAACCCGATCGCGACGAGCGGCGTCGCCACGCTCAAGAGCCTGATGCGGGGAATCGTCACGTCGGGGTCGTTCAGCTACCAGCGCCTGCGCACGTTCGGCGAGTGCGATCTCGTGGTCGTGCAGGGCCGCTATTCGCAGACCGGCGTGATCTTCGACATGTTCCGGGTCAAAGACGACAGGATCATGGAGCACTGGGACTCCGACTCGAACCAGGCCTCGGCGACGGACGGCCCGAAGGACGTCGAGGACGAGGCGCTCACGGGGCAGAACCGCGCGCACGTGCTGAGCTTCATCGACGCCGTGCTCATCGGAGGGGCGCACGCGCGAGCGTCGGAGTTCCTCGGCGCGAGCTACGTCGAGCACCGCGACACCGACGCGAGCGGGCCCGCCGCGCTCGTCGAGTACGTGAAGGACGAGGGCATCAGTTACGTCAAGGTGCACCACGTCATCGCCGATGGGAACTTCGTCTTCACCCTGTCGGAAGGAAAGCGCAACAACACCGCCTATGGCTTCTACGATCTGTTCCGCGTCGAGGGCGGCGACATCGTCGAGCACTGGGACTCGCGGCGCTCCGTGCCCAGCTCGACCATGAGCGGGCTCCCGATCTTCTAGCTCCATGTCTCACCGCGCTCTCGAGGCCCGACGAGCCTCTCGCTCGGCGCGGCGCCACCTCCTCTCGCTGCCTGACGGCGACGCGCCAGTCGGGGCAGGAGCAGCGGCCTTCAGTCCGCGCGGGGCAGGAACGCCCCGTGGAAGGTCTGGGGCGAGGCGTGGCGCAGGTGGACCCGCGCCGCTGGCCCCTCGTCCATGTGCGCGGCGTCCCAGACGTGGATGGCGCTCTTCCCGGCCTTCGCGTCGGTGACCACCGCGAGCACGTGGCCGTCGCCCTCGGGGGCGCCGGGCGCGCGCGGCACGAAGATCGGCTCGGACGGGCGCTCGTGCTGCGCGATGCGCGCCAGGGTGATCGCGCCCGTGTCGACGTCGACGCGCGCGATGCCGTTTCCATTCGGGTCGTCGGCCCGCCCCTTCGTGGCGAGGAAGACGACGCCGTGCCGCTCCCCCGCGACCCGCGGGTCGGCGCGCGGGAACTCGCCGACGACGCCGCCGAGGTCCTCCACGAGGAGCTGCTCGCGGCTCGCGCGCACGCGGTGGCGCACGAGGACGCCGGCGTCGACGGAGGCCAGCTCGGGCCGATCCGGGTCCTTGCCGATCGCGCCGAGCGTGGCGAGCGTCCGGTAGCGGACGAGGTCGACGACGAGGTCCTCGCCGTCGTCGTAGGCGTTCGCGAAATGCCACTGGAAGAACGCGTCGACGCCGAAGCGGCGCACGCGGGAGACGTCGTCGAGGTCGACGACGATCACCTCCGTGCCCCGGCCGGGCTCGAAGCGCACCCAGGAATCGAAGCCTCCCCACTGGAGCATCGCGCGCCCCACCTGGATCATCGCGGGCGAGACGAAGAACACGAGGTGCCGGCGGGTGGCGCAGAAGTCGTGGAGCATCACCGGCGCCGAGAGCGGCACCGCGCCGAGCGAGCGCGCGCGCCCGTCGTCGTCGACCGCGTAGAGGTCGAGCTGGGTCCTGCGCCCGAAGCGGACGCCGAAGTTGTAGCTCGTCTTCCTGGCAGCAACCCGGTGCGGGTGGGCCGAGAAGGTGGGACCCAGCGCGCCGCCGAGATCGCTCTCGCCGAGCGTGTCGAGCGTCGCGGGATCGAGCTCCGTCGGCCTGCCGGCCTCCATGAGCGCGAACAGCCGGCCGCCGGCGATGAAGGGGCTCGTGTTCGCGACGTTCTTGGCCTTGCCCTGCAGCGCGTGGAGCACGCGCTTCGGCCAGGAGAGGGTCGAGCCATAGAGGCGCCGCCCGGCCGCGAGCTCCTCCACGAGGCCGCGGCTGCGCACGAGGCGGTGCGCGCCCTCCGCCCGGCCGCCCGACAGCCGCACCGCGAGCACCCCGCCATCGGCCTCGAACGGGTGCGGCACGCGGACGCCGAAGAGGGTCGCGCGGGCCGGGCCCACCCGGAAGAGCGTGCCCTCGAGGCCTTCGGGCAGCGTCCCCTCGACCGCGAGCGGCGTGAAGCCGTACTCGGCCTCGAGGTCGAGCGGGTGATCGAAGGCGCGCGCTCCGCGAGAGGCGTCCGTGGAGACGCCCCCCGCGCCGGCGAAGGCGGCGTCGAGGGCGGCGTCGAAGTCGGCGGCAGACACGGCGATGGACATGGGACCTCCGGGCGGCCGATGTGATCGTCGATCACATCGGCGTCCTGGTTATGTAATCATCGATCACATCGGCGCAAGCGGGATCCTGTGGAGCCGGGCCCCGGGCGTCCGGTCGCTCCCTGCGGACTCCGGCTGCGCGAGGCGCTCGATGCGGCCGTCTGTACGACGCGGAAGTCTACCCGATGCCGCCGCGGACCCGGGCTGCTGGCGCCCTGTCTCCGAATCTCCTCCTTGAACGCCGCCGCGCGCCGCTCCTTGACGCCGCCGTACGCCGCCCGGAAAGCGCGGCATGCCCCCGGGTCGAAAGCGCGCCGAGGATCCGCCTGCGCAGAAGGCGCCCGTCAAGAAGGCGCCCGCCAAGGAGGCGCCCGCCAGGAAGTCGCCTGCCGAGCGGAGGGCCTCGAAGCGGCCGGCGCGCGGCTACCATCACGGGGACCTCAAGCGGGCCCTCGTGGACGCGGGGCTCTCGCTCTTGGAGGAGGACGGCATCGATGCGGTCCGGGTGCGCGAGGCGGCGCGGCGGGTGGGCGTCTCTCCGGCGGCGCCGTTCCGTCACTTCCCCTCGCGGGAGGATTTCCTGCGCGCCGTCGCGCTCGCCGGGATCGAGCGGTTCGAGCTCGTCTCTGCGGCGGAGATCGCGGCGGCGCCGACCCCGCTCCTGCGCTTCCGCGCGCTCGGGCTCGCCTCGGTCCGCTTTGCCCTCCAGCATCCTGCGCTGTTCGAGCTCCTGAACAGCCCTGCCTTGCGCGCCGATCCGGAGCACGCGCGCGCGCTGGTCGCCGCGGACGATGAGGCGCGGTCGCGGCTTCAGGAGATGCTCCAGGAGGCGCGCGCGCGCGGCGAGCTGCGCCCGACCGACCCCATCGTCATCGAGGTCGCGGGCCGGGCGATCGCCTACGGGCTCGCGCGCATGTTCCTGGATGGCCACCTGCCGCGCGAGGGCGCGATGGAGCTCACAGCGGCCGTCCTCGATGTGCTCGGCGAGGGGCTCGCGCAGGGGCCTCCGGAGGCGTGAGCCGACCCGGGTTGGGGCAGCCGCCGCGCCTCAACCCGGGTCGGGGCAGCCGGGCAGCCGCGCCTCAGCGCAGCTCGACCTCCGCCCCCGCGCTCGTGAGCCGCTCGGCTGCCGCCTGCGCCTCCATGCGGCTCAAGCCCTCCCGCAGCACGATGGGCGCCGATTCCACGAGCCTCCTCGCCTCGTCCAGGCCGAGCCCCCACAGCTCCCGGACCGCCTTGATCACCGCGATCCGCTCCCCGCCGAAGCTGCTCAGCACCACCGACACGACCTCGTCGTCCCAGGGCATCGCCGGGAGGGCCCCCATGGTGAAGCTCAGGGGCGCGGGTTCGGTCGCCGGTCGACCGAGCCGCTCCATGAGCTCGCTCGTGAGCTCGCACAGCTCCTCGGCCGTGAGCCCCTCGATGTACGCGATGACCTGCTCGCGGGTGAGGCTCACGGCGCCTCCTCCGCCCGTCGCCGCGCGGCGAGCGACTGGAGCGCCAGGAGCGCCGCCAGGAACCGCTCTTCCTGGAGGGTCCGCGTGGCGACCTCGCCGCCTTCGTCGCGCGCGAAACGCACGCAGAGCCGGCCGTCGGGGGGACGGCGAGCGAGCGCCTCCTCGGCCTCGGCGCGGGAGAGCTCGGACAGGTTCAGGACCCGGGTCTGGCAAGCGGCGCAGCCGCGCTCCCGGGCGTCGCCCGGCATGACGTTCCAGTCCTCATGGCAAGGCTCGGCGATCCGGAGCGCGCTGAGCTTCATGAGCAGAGAACAGCGAGGCGTGGACGCCACGTCAAGCGGGCTATCGCGGATCCCCGCGAGTCCGCCCCGGCCCGCTCCTCGCCGCGCGCGATCTCCCGGACGGACCTCGCGGGAGAGATGGCATGAAGCTCGCGAGAGGCGACCGCGGCGCGCGCACCACCACGGCCCGGCGGCGCCGGCGCTCGTCAGTGCAGCCTGTCCTTGGCCTCGGCGAGCTCCTCGTTGATCCGGTCCACGAACGCGTCGAGGGTCATCGGGCCCTTGCTCGCGGCGGCGGCGGCCTCGATGGCCTGCGATGCGAGCGAGGTGAGGCGCTCGACGTAGGCGAGCTGGCCCTCGAGCTTCTCGTAGTCCCCGTCGACGAAGTACCCGCTGTCGTCCTTGACGTCGAGCTCCGGCGCATAGCGCTGCTTCACGTACCGCAGGATGGCGCACACGGCGACGTGCACCTTGGGGCCGGCGAACTGCGTCTTCGTCCAGTTGTAGCGGCTCCCCTCCTTGAAGAACTCGACCCCCGGCGCCTCTGGCAGGCTGGGGACGCTGACGCTGACGCGCGGCCCTCCGCCGCGCCCCGACTTGTCCTGCGCTGCGCGGGTGAGGTTGCGCGTGATGGCCGCGGACTCCGCCAGCGCCTGACGCATCATGTCCGCCATCTTCGGGTCGGTGAGCAGCGCGTGGTACGTGTGGTTGATGAAGGTGCCTTCACCGTCGAAGTGGAAGTGGAGAGGCTCGCATTCGCGGTGGGGATAGAGCGTGATCCCCTCGAGACCCGAGCACGTCACGCGCCGGCCTTCGATGAGCTCTTTCATGGTCTTGCTGGGCCAGCCGGCGGCCGCGGCCTTGGCGGCGAGATCCGCGACGAGCTCGGGGACGGCGGTCGGGTCGCGGAGCTTGCCCGAGTACGCGATGGAGATGCCCATGGTGCCTCCTGAACGATCTCCCCTTACTCCAGCGCGGCCGTCGAGGCCAGCGCGCGCCGGGGAGGGAGCTTCGGCCGCGGCGACAGGGAGAGAGCCGCCGGAGCTCCCTCGCTCCGGCGACTCCGGGCCGCCTGGCACCGCCTGAACCTGGACGCCTGACCGCGACGCCCGGGGCTCGACGCAGCTTTCACGTCTAGAGCGGATGTCCGCGCCCCGGTCCTCGCCGGGCTACTGGCAGGCTGTTGCGCCGAAGCAGACCGCCGGATCCGCCGCGAAGCGACGGAAGTTGTCCGCCTCCGGGTGGCCCGGGAACGGAACATAGTAGTAGACGGCCTTGTCGTCGAAGCCGCTGCCGTCGTAGTAGGTCTGCCACGTCAGCGCGTAAGCGACGCCGGCGCTCTTGGCGAGATCGAGGAGGTGGGTGTTGTACCAGTCCTCGGTGAGCGCGCCCTGCCCCGCGTCCGGAAACAGGCTCGTTACCTCGGCGGAAGAGAGCGTGACGGCGCCCGCCGAGCCGAGGCCGTAGTTGGCCAGGAACTCCGTCCGCAGG
Protein-coding regions in this window:
- a CDS encoding ribosomal protein bL12; amino-acid sequence: MSLTREQVIAYIEGLTAEELCELTSELMERLGRPATEPAPLSFTMGALPAMPWDDEVVSVVLSSFGGERIAVIKAVRELWGLGLDEARRLVESAPIVLREGLSRMEAQAAAERLTSAGAEVELR
- a CDS encoding TetR/AcrR family transcriptional regulator, which gives rise to MPPGRKRAEDPPAQKAPVKKAPAKEAPARKSPAERRASKRPARGYHHGDLKRALVDAGLSLLEEDGIDAVRVREAARRVGVSPAAPFRHFPSREDFLRAVALAGIERFELVSAAEIAAAPTPLLRFRALGLASVRFALQHPALFELLNSPALRADPEHARALVAADDEARSRLQEMLQEARARGELRPTDPIVIEVAGRAIAYGLARMFLDGHLPREGAMELTAAVLDVLGEGLAQGPPEA
- a CDS encoding nuclear transport factor 2 family protein, coding for MNIAPWIGLAAVCFFVACSDESGDTPDDQGGTTGSNTTAASVGSGGTGGDVSPAGSTSSGSTSSAGSPASTGSGGEPEGSGGGAQGGAGGGGDGGGAGTGGSGVGGSGSGAGGSGAGGSGSRCDPEESRANKALVAQAIDALFVQKDVSAIDRYWADPYLQHNPIATSGVATLKSLMRGIVTSGSFSYQRLRTFGECDLVVVQGRYSQTGVIFDMFRVKDDRIMEHWDSDSNQASATDGPKDVEDEALTGQNRAHVLSFIDAVLIGGAHARASEFLGASYVEHRDTDASGPAALVEYVKDEGISYVKVHHVIADGNFVFTLSEGKRNNTAYGFYDLFRVEGGDIVEHWDSRRSVPSSTMSGLPIF
- a CDS encoding carotenoid oxygenase family protein produces the protein MSIAVSAADFDAALDAAFAGAGGVSTDASRGARAFDHPLDLEAEYGFTPLAVEGTLPEGLEGTLFRVGPARATLFGVRVPHPFEADGGVLAVRLSGGRAEGAHRLVRSRGLVEELAAGRRLYGSTLSWPKRVLHALQGKAKNVANTSPFIAGGRLFALMEAGRPTELDPATLDTLGESDLGGALGPTFSAHPHRVAARKTSYNFGVRFGRRTQLDLYAVDDDGRARSLGAVPLSAPVMLHDFCATRRHLVFFVSPAMIQVGRAMLQWGGFDSWVRFEPGRGTEVIVVDLDDVSRVRRFGVDAFFQWHFANAYDDGEDLVVDLVRYRTLATLGAIGKDPDRPELASVDAGVLVRHRVRASREQLLVEDLGGVVGEFPRADPRVAGERHGVVFLATKGRADDPNGNGIARVDVDTGAITLARIAQHERPSEPIFVPRAPGAPEGDGHVLAVVTDAKAGKSAIHVWDAAHMDEGPAARVHLRHASPQTFHGAFLPRAD